One genomic region from Gloeocapsopsis sp. IPPAS B-1203 encodes:
- a CDS encoding molybdenum-pterin-binding domain-containing protein, which yields MSNKQKQWITFKVSEMEMSALEAYCQRTERTKTDVLRELIRKLPTYTNSSNRNILQ from the coding sequence GTGTCAAACAAACAGAAGCAGTGGATTACTTTTAAAGTTTCAGAAATGGAAATGAGCGCACTAGAAGCTTATTGCCAACGAACAGAAAGAACAAAAACAGATGTTTTACGAGAACTCATCCGTAAGTTGCCAACTTACACAAATTCATCAAACCGAAACATCTTGCAGTAA
- a CDS encoding glycosyltransferase, whose protein sequence is MTQTLQQQSTPSSIDKTPLVSVIINNYNYGRFLNQAIESVLHQTYQNWELIVVDDESTDNSREIIEAYTENLTAIFQKNAGQGEALNTGIAHAHGEIICFLDADDYFHQDKLMKVVAGFYEHPEWVQISHCWTSVDTDGLPIGQGSTLLNQGDVRPLLLRWGRYAMGITSGLAYRRAALQKALPIPTRKAAAADTYLTVVVPFYGEVGCINEPLMFYRIHGNNKQARNDNLSYLIQEREDTANFINQASANVGLADRLNMRQDVDYRTLTALQQGNVPWAEKMEIIWLSWRESMEIGRSAKDTLERLLRRGICTLFPSEGRAVLRLGLRGYLRFKLFGQ, encoded by the coding sequence ATGACTCAAACACTTCAACAACAATCAACACCTTCTAGCATTGACAAGACACCGCTGGTAAGTGTCATTATAAACAACTACAACTACGGTCGATTCTTAAATCAAGCCATTGAAAGTGTTTTACACCAGACGTATCAAAACTGGGAATTGATCGTTGTTGATGATGAGTCAACAGACAATTCTCGTGAAATTATAGAAGCTTACACAGAAAACCTCACAGCTATCTTTCAAAAGAACGCTGGACAAGGGGAGGCATTAAACACTGGCATTGCTCATGCGCACGGAGAAATAATTTGTTTTCTCGATGCTGATGACTACTTTCATCAAGACAAACTGATGAAGGTTGTTGCAGGCTTTTACGAACATCCAGAATGGGTTCAAATTTCCCACTGTTGGACGTCTGTAGACACAGATGGGCTACCTATTGGTCAAGGTTCTACCTTGCTTAACCAAGGAGATGTGCGCCCTTTGTTATTGCGATGGGGAAGATATGCAATGGGAATTACCTCTGGACTTGCATATCGCCGTGCTGCATTGCAAAAAGCACTACCTATTCCTACTCGAAAAGCTGCAGCAGCGGATACATATTTAACTGTGGTTGTTCCTTTTTATGGTGAGGTGGGCTGTATCAACGAACCGTTGATGTTTTATCGAATACACGGTAACAACAAACAAGCTCGCAATGACAATTTGTCGTATTTAATTCAGGAAAGAGAAGATACAGCCAATTTTATTAATCAGGCATCTGCAAACGTAGGGTTAGCTGACCGGTTGAATATGCGACAGGATGTAGACTACCGCACGCTCACAGCACTACAGCAGGGTAATGTTCCTTGGGCAGAAAAAATGGAGATTATTTGGCTTTCATGGCGAGAAAGCATGGAGATTGGGCGGAGCGCTAAGGATACCCTAGAACGATTGTTACGGCGTGGCATTTGTACTCTATTTCCTTCTGAAGGTAGAGCAGTTCTGCGTTTAGGACTGCGTGGCTACTTGCGTTTCAAGTTATTCGGTCAATAG
- a CDS encoding tyrosine-protein kinase domain-containing protein produces the protein MNHIVNIIRRHWMPLLLLNGVILAGTLYAVIYTKTNVAPVWKASAKLNLPQPTTRLDTNLGTLGQLQNSALGFTRELNPLQIQMTILTSDTVMERALAVDPEKSLYPRLSDYKLAFSATPQEQSTIINLQVKASSPEIAQKRLSNLINVYQLRLNELRHQDTNVRKQFSQTDLEDAQAQLAKAQAELANFQQSTGLTEVTEQTRSLINQQRELRTTYTNVLSQAQANQAQAQAASQRLGINAQQAMNSLRLGENREYQAIRQKLSDAETALAEARSRYTDESPQVQSLLSQRDELMQIMNQQIAIAAPGASANQIDPTLGGNGTRDSRIEMIAELIRSQNNAAGLQQQANQIASEINRVNAELNSITQNRSQLINLQRQYEIAEGVYKSILGQVEQTKTNPFSVYPNVQTLDAPVIDPKPEEPSKRAIALGGILAGLFGSISLIFFLEKRNPMLRPKDLEQVEFPVLGRISRLKRTDMERNLSGEVAIELQRLASAVLMLEHQRLLVTSPTSGEGKTTVTLGLALALVNFGFRVLIVDGDLRQAELSRRLGQLQKQPKNGQQTPVSVCLGLDLLPAPNLSKTKIPEYFARGRFQQNLDQIQAEGGYDYVLVDSPPIGLASETNLMSSVVRNVLFVVRSGKSDRYAVMDGFEQLVQHHAQVMGLVVNYVEPKDVGYRYGRQRELLETEA, from the coding sequence ATGAACCACATAGTCAATATCATCCGTAGGCACTGGATGCCATTATTACTGTTGAATGGTGTCATCCTTGCTGGCACATTGTATGCTGTCATCTATACAAAGACGAATGTTGCTCCTGTATGGAAGGCAAGTGCCAAATTAAATCTTCCCCAACCAACAACACGGTTAGATACTAATTTAGGAACCTTAGGTCAACTGCAAAATTCGGCATTAGGATTCACGAGAGAGCTTAATCCTTTACAGATTCAAATGACAATTTTAACCAGCGATACTGTAATGGAACGGGCACTTGCTGTTGATCCAGAAAAAAGCTTGTATCCACGACTCAGTGATTACAAGTTGGCATTTAGTGCGACACCGCAAGAGCAATCAACGATTATCAATTTACAAGTTAAAGCTTCTAGCCCAGAAATTGCGCAAAAGAGGTTAAGTAACCTGATCAATGTTTATCAGCTTCGTCTTAACGAACTGCGCCATCAAGATACAAATGTACGTAAGCAATTTTCTCAAACTGATTTAGAAGACGCCCAAGCACAGTTGGCAAAAGCACAGGCGGAGTTAGCCAATTTTCAACAATCAACAGGGCTAACTGAAGTCACAGAGCAAACAAGATCGCTGATCAATCAACAGCGTGAGTTAAGAACAACGTATACCAATGTGTTATCACAAGCTCAAGCGAATCAAGCTCAGGCACAAGCAGCTTCTCAACGTTTGGGAATCAACGCGCAACAGGCAATGAATTCACTTCGTCTAGGAGAAAACAGAGAATACCAAGCGATTCGCCAAAAACTTTCGGATGCTGAAACTGCTTTGGCAGAAGCAAGAAGTCGGTATACAGATGAAAGTCCGCAAGTCCAATCGTTGTTGTCTCAGCGCGATGAGTTGATGCAGATTATGAACCAACAGATTGCGATCGCAGCTCCTGGTGCAAGTGCCAATCAAATAGATCCGACGCTGGGTGGTAACGGAACTCGCGACAGCCGCATCGAAATGATTGCTGAACTGATTCGATCGCAAAATAATGCTGCTGGCTTGCAGCAACAAGCCAATCAAATTGCTAGCGAGATTAATCGTGTCAACGCAGAACTCAACAGCATTACTCAAAATAGATCGCAGCTGATCAACTTGCAGCGGCAATACGAGATTGCAGAGGGAGTGTACAAGAGCATTCTTGGTCAAGTTGAACAAACAAAAACAAATCCCTTCAGCGTGTATCCTAACGTTCAAACTTTGGATGCTCCTGTCATCGATCCTAAACCGGAAGAACCGAGCAAACGCGCGATCGCTCTTGGTGGCATCTTAGCAGGATTGTTTGGCAGCATCAGCTTAATTTTCTTCTTAGAAAAGCGCAATCCGATGCTGCGTCCGAAGGATCTCGAACAAGTGGAATTCCCAGTACTGGGGCGGATTTCTCGCCTCAAACGTACCGATATGGAGCGCAACTTGTCGGGTGAGGTGGCAATCGAGTTACAACGGCTTGCTTCTGCTGTTTTGATGTTAGAGCATCAACGTTTATTAGTGACAAGTCCTACCTCAGGCGAAGGCAAGACTACTGTCACTTTGGGACTGGCTCTAGCCTTGGTTAACTTTGGTTTTCGCGTGTTGATTGTCGATGGCGATCTGCGACAAGCTGAACTTAGTCGGCGCTTAGGACAGCTACAAAAGCAACCGAAGAATGGTCAACAAACACCTGTCTCGGTATGTCTGGGATTAGACTTGTTGCCAGCACCTAATCTATCAAAAACCAAAATTCCCGAATACTTTGCTCGTGGTAGATTTCAACAAAATTTAGACCAGATTCAAGCAGAAGGCGGTTATGACTATGTTCTTGTGGATAGCCCACCGATTGGTTTAGCTAGTGAAACAAACTTGATGAGTTCAGTTGTGCGCAATGTCCTGTTTGTGGTGCGTTCAGGTAAGAGCGATCGCTATGCAGTCATGGATGGCTTTGAACAGCTCGTGCAGCATCACGCCCAAGTTATGGGGCTAGTGGTCAACTATGTTGAACCAAAAGATGTTGGCTATCGCTATGGACGTCAACGTGAATTACTAGAAACTGAAGCATAA
- a CDS encoding O-antigen ligase family protein produces the protein MSHLYPSKSVAMPAKTNNLFSGVWIRWQALSLGERFVCANILLIPIWWVAGLYRYMSSLLLLVVAIYEWHKHGEIRLKRPTVPVMAFIAFGVYQIATILLAYSVPGRDKLSTALLLTFCPALWLWYIQSNNIKIRVEVVAWAFTISVVQMLVLWLLAHFVIPESFFLPLQIRNLYSMLSGEEIRGFNVINNPYYLLPYTNYGNINGWWRYSLFFIYPEFLAIYLGFVSLISREIKNHLWSIGLLSGCLFLLFWSGTRAVWVALPVMLILHYILNNLTKLWGPTIIFALMAVMSFTALAIPPATNLIATQFTQSTQAINEVRDNSSEVRYEIYRQTWQSIKDNEHKMIWGHPATGEVVAAAGNNDNAVVGSHSFILGTLLYKNGMIGTAIFAFFWVSLFVWLYETRSGRPISCFCVLILYTMISPTSPILYDMHISSLIILLCVAIRHSKVIPRRLVSHA, from the coding sequence ATGTCTCATCTCTACCCATCTAAATCTGTCGCCATGCCAGCCAAAACAAATAATTTGTTTTCAGGTGTCTGGATTCGTTGGCAAGCGCTAAGTTTGGGAGAACGTTTTGTTTGCGCTAATATTCTCCTAATACCAATTTGGTGGGTTGCCGGTCTTTATCGCTATATGTCCTCACTGTTGCTGTTGGTTGTTGCCATTTATGAATGGCATAAACATGGTGAAATTCGCCTCAAACGCCCAACGGTTCCTGTGATGGCTTTCATTGCCTTCGGTGTCTACCAGATTGCAACAATCTTACTCGCTTATTCGGTACCTGGAAGAGATAAGCTTTCTACCGCACTGCTACTAACATTTTGTCCAGCATTATGGCTCTGGTATATTCAGAGCAACAACATTAAAATTCGCGTTGAAGTCGTTGCCTGGGCATTTACCATAAGTGTCGTTCAGATGCTCGTGCTTTGGCTACTTGCCCATTTTGTGATTCCAGAATCTTTCTTCCTACCTCTGCAAATTCGCAATCTATACTCAATGTTAAGTGGGGAGGAGATCCGTGGCTTTAATGTTATCAACAACCCATATTACCTGCTGCCTTATACAAACTATGGAAATATTAATGGTTGGTGGCGTTATAGTCTCTTTTTTATCTATCCAGAGTTTTTAGCTATTTACTTGGGATTTGTTAGTTTGATTTCCCGAGAAATCAAAAATCACTTGTGGTCAATTGGTCTACTTTCTGGCTGTCTGTTTCTACTTTTTTGGAGTGGAACGCGGGCAGTTTGGGTTGCTTTACCCGTTATGCTCATCTTGCATTACATATTGAATAATCTTACGAAACTCTGGGGACCTACGATTATTTTCGCACTGATGGCAGTTATGAGTTTTACAGCACTAGCCATTCCTCCAGCAACGAACCTGATCGCAACTCAGTTTACACAATCAACACAAGCCATTAATGAAGTGCGTGACAATTCGAGTGAGGTGCGATATGAAATCTATCGGCAAACGTGGCAAAGTATCAAAGACAATGAACATAAAATGATTTGGGGTCATCCAGCAACAGGTGAAGTTGTCGCTGCTGCCGGCAATAACGACAATGCTGTTGTCGGTTCTCACAGTTTTATCTTAGGAACGCTGCTGTACAAAAACGGAATGATTGGCACCGCAATCTTTGCCTTTTTCTGGGTATCGTTATTTGTGTGGTTATATGAAACACGCAGCGGAAGACCAATCAGTTGCTTTTGCGTGTTAATTCTCTATACGATGATTTCGCCAACATCACCTATCCTCTACGATATGCACATTTCCTCGCTCATCATCTTACTGTGCGTTGCGATTCGTCATTCTAAAGTAATTCCTCGCAGGCTCGTGTCACATGCGTAA
- a CDS encoding glycosyltransferase family 4 protein: MRKLLVIPGWCKSLGGNTVSLLAMVKGFQRSESQQVCVLTQAGSLVEEYLQQQGLESCLKTIVAQDQRQFVQRALQWVNQQPRDYPLLLENCATSKTLPAIALHTVSLRLSRRPVYYMFRDLAISYNPVGNLSRTVVFTCLAPRILCNSKFTAENVRGRLGEIQGILHPPIDLDLFNTRPPVGSPPQKLQPILALGARIILTPSRISKDPINDKNLRSLPIVLAELKAAGHHYHGVVIGQDTSSEQTRSRALLAQAEDLGVADRFTILPPALDIENYYKYADVVVTLAPREPFGRTVVEAIACGVPVVGSNTGGIGEILHNFAPHWTVDPHNPGAAAQTIVHVVHAPDTPTVLAQGQQWVEANCSLVPYAQKIMEITGLQSPHLQEILAY; encoded by the coding sequence ATGCGTAAGCTTCTAGTTATCCCAGGGTGGTGCAAAAGCTTGGGAGGTAACACCGTTTCACTGTTAGCGATGGTCAAAGGTTTTCAGCGCAGTGAGTCACAACAAGTTTGTGTTTTGACTCAGGCTGGTTCTTTAGTTGAAGAATATCTGCAGCAACAAGGTTTAGAGTCTTGCCTCAAGACCATTGTTGCTCAGGATCAGCGCCAGTTTGTGCAGCGTGCACTTCAGTGGGTCAACCAACAGCCGCGTGATTATCCACTCTTGTTAGAAAACTGTGCAACAAGTAAAACCTTACCTGCGATCGCCTTACACACTGTTTCCTTGCGTCTAAGTCGTCGTCCTGTTTACTATATGTTTCGTGACTTAGCAATTTCATACAATCCAGTAGGAAACCTTAGTCGCACTGTAGTATTTACTTGTCTTGCACCTCGCATCTTATGTAACTCAAAATTTACGGCTGAAAATGTTCGCGGTAGATTGGGTGAGATTCAGGGAATTCTACATCCGCCAATAGATCTTGACTTATTTAACACTCGCCCTCCAGTTGGTTCTCCTCCCCAAAAGTTACAACCAATCCTAGCTTTAGGTGCACGGATTATTTTAACACCTTCACGAATTAGCAAAGACCCTATCAATGATAAAAATTTGCGATCGCTCCCCATAGTTTTAGCAGAGTTAAAAGCTGCTGGTCATCACTACCACGGAGTCGTTATTGGACAAGATACATCTTCTGAGCAAACTCGCAGCCGTGCTTTGCTGGCACAAGCTGAAGATTTAGGAGTTGCAGACAGATTCACAATTCTACCGCCTGCATTGGATATTGAGAACTACTATAAATATGCTGATGTTGTCGTTACCCTCGCACCTAGAGAACCTTTTGGACGGACTGTTGTTGAAGCGATCGCTTGTGGTGTTCCAGTAGTCGGCAGTAACACTGGTGGTATTGGAGAAATCTTACATAATTTTGCTCCTCATTGGACAGTAGACCCACACAACCCAGGAGCTGCAGCACAAACAATAGTCCATGTTGTCCATGCTCCTGATACTCCTACTGTCCTTGCTCAAGGTCAACAATGGGTTGAAGCTAATTGCAGTCTTGTCCCCTACGCTCAGAAAATTATGGAAATTACAGGACTACAATCTCCTCATTTGCAAGAAATACTTGCTTACTAA
- a CDS encoding glycosyltransferase: MKNIGIYRRVFPLKSEAFIKEQTRNLLRYQPTFITNTLINEIPFQNISLSQSDFLGIKQSLFLLTRSPRLFQQSSHLKKVDLIHAHFGPDGVYAMAIAEKLKIPFLVTFHGYDITISRQNLWRKGKFLYYQLILHEEELKRKSAAFIAVSRFIHSKLLEKEYPSEKIIQHYIGVDTVKFSPGEKAAERYILCVARHTQKKGIDTLLRAFAQIANKHSDVSLVQVGTGALTSELHTLTKALGLEHRVRFLGAQPHETVLDLMRGAEVFALASQTAENGDCEGLPIVINEASACGIPVISTQHSGIPEAILDGATGFLVAERDYTALAEKLDIILSDPSLGKKMGQQGRELVCENFDLRKQTLKLEAIYDSLAR; this comes from the coding sequence ATGAAAAACATTGGCATCTACCGTAGAGTTTTTCCTCTAAAATCAGAAGCCTTTATTAAAGAGCAAACACGTAATTTGTTACGTTATCAACCTACTTTCATCACTAACACTCTCATCAATGAAATTCCCTTCCAAAACATTTCTCTAAGTCAAAGTGACTTTTTAGGAATTAAACAAAGTCTTTTTTTGTTAACACGTTCTCCTCGATTATTTCAACAATCTTCACATTTAAAAAAAGTTGATTTAATTCATGCTCATTTTGGTCCAGATGGTGTTTATGCAATGGCTATAGCTGAAAAACTAAAAATACCATTTTTAGTAACATTTCATGGCTACGATATCACTATTTCACGCCAAAATTTATGGCGTAAAGGAAAATTTTTATACTATCAGTTGATTCTTCATGAAGAAGAATTAAAAAGGAAATCTGCTGCATTTATTGCTGTTTCACGTTTTATTCATAGTAAACTTTTAGAAAAAGAATATCCATCTGAAAAAATTATTCAGCACTATATTGGAGTAGATACAGTTAAGTTTTCTCCAGGAGAAAAAGCAGCAGAACGATACATTCTCTGTGTAGCTAGACATACCCAAAAAAAAGGAATTGACACCTTATTACGTGCATTTGCGCAGATTGCAAATAAACATTCTGATGTTTCGCTTGTTCAAGTAGGAACGGGTGCTTTAACTAGTGAACTACACACTTTAACAAAAGCACTTGGTCTTGAGCATCGCGTACGCTTTCTTGGTGCTCAACCTCATGAAACAGTTTTAGACTTAATGCGTGGTGCAGAAGTTTTTGCTCTTGCTAGCCAAACTGCTGAGAATGGAGATTGTGAAGGTTTACCCATTGTTATTAATGAAGCCTCTGCCTGTGGCATTCCTGTTATTTCAACTCAACATAGTGGAATTCCTGAAGCAATTTTAGATGGTGCAACTGGATTTCTAGTTGCAGAAAGAGACTACACGGCACTAGCAGAAAAACTTGACATTATCCTATCAGATCCTAGTTTAGGAAAAAAAATGGGACAGCAAGGTCGCGAGTTGGTTTGTGAGAACTTTGATCTACGTAAACAAACCCTCAAATTAGAAGCTATCTACGACTCACTTGCAAGATAG
- a CDS encoding sulfotransferase family 2 domain-containing protein, giving the protein MHLHKCGGTSITQAIKACYQNISSITENNTFHLNGAAASSAAHKTFEDNLDSENNDYLVGKFRENLLLYYMCQPKINYIAGHFSFSEVAYQNFSNKYAFITVLRNPVKRWISAYFYNRYTISKLDEDFYEFLSSERALKGGCMYVKSIGGPNKSGDYTSEDAVKRAKENLHKFSIVGLLEHKEEFVNQFEQRFGRKLKIRSYNRSIQSEGFKKSFITEEIETKIKELCRPDIEVYEYALNHFLKTK; this is encoded by the coding sequence TTGCACCTTCATAAATGTGGCGGTACTTCAATTACTCAGGCTATTAAAGCCTGCTACCAGAATATTTCTAGTATTACTGAAAACAACACATTTCATTTAAATGGTGCTGCAGCTTCTAGTGCGGCACACAAAACCTTTGAGGATAATTTAGACTCAGAAAATAATGACTATTTAGTTGGAAAATTTAGAGAGAATTTACTACTGTACTACATGTGCCAGCCAAAGATTAATTACATAGCTGGTCACTTCAGTTTCAGTGAGGTTGCTTACCAAAACTTTTCTAATAAGTATGCATTTATTACTGTTCTTAGAAATCCAGTTAAAAGATGGATTTCTGCCTATTTCTACAATCGATACACAATCTCTAAACTAGATGAAGACTTTTACGAATTTTTAAGTTCAGAAAGAGCTTTAAAAGGAGGGTGTATGTATGTCAAAAGTATAGGTGGTCCAAATAAGTCAGGAGATTACACCTCTGAAGATGCTGTGAAACGTGCCAAAGAGAATTTACATAAATTTAGTATAGTAGGCTTGCTAGAGCATAAAGAAGAATTTGTTAATCAGTTTGAACAACGATTTGGACGAAAGCTAAAAATTAGAAGCTACAATCGAAGTATTCAATCAGAAGGTTTCAAAAAGTCTTTTATAACAGAGGAAATAGAAACCAAAATAAAAGAACTTTGCCGCCCCGATATTGAGGTATATGAATATGCTCTCAACCACTTTCTGAAAACTAAATAA
- a CDS encoding sulfotransferase family 2 domain-containing protein: MLNTLVNNNKQSITKETKQPIVIYVHIPKTAGTTLRHIVQSQFYPHNIFEFYNLRQQERKGLSKFEQLSEFQKNNISFVSGHIGFGLHSLLTRPCTYITILREPVERVVSHYFYLQNRNAVSKETTLEEFVQTYKRAQNSMTSFLSGLEFKIQAEQNIESNLEDFSEKSLNLAKDNIEKHFKVVGLVERFDETCLLLKKDLGWNIPIACLKKNVSNNRPKAKDLPRETVKLIEEFNQFDILLYQYAKIDLKK, encoded by the coding sequence ATGTTAAATACTTTGGTTAACAACAACAAACAATCCATTACAAAAGAAACAAAGCAACCAATAGTAATTTACGTACATATTCCGAAAACTGCAGGTACTACTTTAAGACATATAGTGCAATCTCAGTTTTATCCTCATAATATCTTTGAGTTTTATAATTTAAGACAGCAAGAACGCAAAGGCTTAAGTAAGTTCGAGCAACTTTCTGAATTTCAAAAGAATAATATAAGTTTTGTGAGTGGACATATAGGTTTTGGATTACACAGTTTATTAACTCGTCCTTGTACTTACATCACAATTTTACGAGAGCCAGTAGAACGTGTGGTTTCACACTACTTCTACCTACAAAATAGAAATGCTGTTTCAAAGGAAACAACTTTGGAAGAATTTGTTCAAACATATAAAAGAGCGCAAAATAGCATGACCAGCTTTCTGTCTGGATTAGAATTTAAAATTCAAGCAGAACAAAATATAGAGAGTAATTTAGAAGATTTTTCAGAGAAAAGTTTAAACCTAGCAAAGGATAATATAGAAAAGCATTTCAAAGTTGTTGGGCTTGTAGAGAGATTTGATGAGACGTGCCTGCTTCTTAAAAAAGATTTAGGTTGGAATATTCCTATTGCTTGTTTAAAGAAAAATGTTTCTAATAATAGACCAAAGGCAAAAGATCTACCAAGAGAAACAGTTAAATTAATAGAAGAATTTAATCAGTTTGACATCCTCTTGTATCAATATGCAAAGATAGATTTGAAAAAATAG